A part of Cannabis sativa cultivar Pink pepper isolate KNU-18-1 chromosome 6, ASM2916894v1, whole genome shotgun sequence genomic DNA contains:
- the LOC133039135 gene encoding uncharacterized protein LOC133039135 produces MDPMTIILFYNGTWVDKTTYNDYEVAGILIPIKCSYNVLAQEIYETLSIDRNKYGITVKFQIKEGIPPITIKDDNGCKFYHQIRKKNDDETRYPLMVNTFESSASPECLASNNYLEIGETSMQCTEQLPTRTEYAQLVADYAYDHAQQALQTSSEINHVITNPQIDRIHVGQVFSNKQTLKNAISLYSIRQNQPFKVKRSSTLDYKIVCVDENCKWSFLASKHGKTEMFKVRKIKYDHTCSLDITSGNHPQATSNLVGHVIKNKFVNPKRNYTPNEIVDDIADDYSVSISYQKAWRAREKAMVDARRCPQESYGEIPSILYMMQISNPGTITDLVTDEDGKFKYLYFAIGASIKGWQHCTPIIVTDGTFLTNQYGGTLLTANAQNANRHIFPLAFAIVDSENDNSWNWFMQKIKETYGEREGQCIISDRHESIYKATKSNFPLLMHGVCCYHLLKNLKMKFKKGGDELKHAFDGASKAYTIEEFEKCMQDLDNIDLRIRDFLANEVGYDKWTRLYSMNKRYKTMTSNIAESVNAALKSVRELPVVTLLECLHSLVQRWYWENKNRALKTDTTLANIPKKALKKQREMGLKYKVETANLLVYKVHDYTSSYIVNLENKTCTCQKFDYDEMPCSHAMAVLAKRNFSCYKYCSYYYTKEAFMSTYEDSILPLGEATSWNIPEDVKNITVHPPKYKRPAGRPKKDRYKGAMDTKTKVKCGKCNQKGHNRRSCKNEAILNPLKRRKLL; encoded by the exons ATGGACCCCATGACAATCATCCTTTTCTACAATGGAACATGGGTAGACAAAACAACATACAATGATTATGAAGTGGCAGGTATACTAATCCCAATAAAATGTTCCTATAATGTTCTTGCACAGGAGATCTATGAAACCTTATCAATAGACAGAAACAAGTATGGAATTACAgtgaaatttcaaattaaagaaGGGATACCACCTATAACCATCAAAGATGACAATGGCTGCAAGTTCTACCATCAAATAAggaagaaaaatgatgatgaaacaaGATACCCTTTGATGGTAAACACATTTGAATCATCAGCATCACCTGAATGTCTTGCCAGCAACAATTATTTAGAAATTGGAGAAACAAGTATGCAGTGTACTGAACAGTTACCAACAAGAACAGAATATGCACAATTGGTAGCAGATTATGCTTATGATCATGCACAACAAGCACTGCAAACAAGTTCAGAGATAAACCATGTAATTACAAATCCTCAAATTGACAGAATACATGTTGGCCAAGTCTTTTCAAACAAGCAAACACTGAAGAATgcaatcagcctatactcaattaGACAAAACCAGCCATTCAAGGTGAAGAGATCATCAACTCTTGACTATAAAATCGTTTGTGTTGATGAAAATTGCAAGTGGAGTTTCCTAGCTTCAAAACATGGAAAAACAGAAATGTTCAAAGTTAGGAAGATAAAATATGACCATACATGTTCGTTAGATATCACCTCCGGAAACCATCCTCAAGCCACAAGCAACCTAGTTGGGCATGTGATAAAAAACAAATTTGTCAACCCAAAAAGAAACTACACTCCAAATGAAATTGTAGACGACATTGCAGATGACTATAGTGTCTCAATATCCTACCAAAAAGCATGGAGAGCAAGAGAAAAAGCTATGGTGGATGCTAGACGCTGCCCACAAGAATCGTATGGCGAAATACCATCCATATTATACATGATGCAAATATCCAATCCAG GAACAATCACAGATCTTGTTACTGATGAAGATGGTAAATTCAAGTATCTATACTTCGCTATAGGAGCTTCAATCAAAGGTTGGCAACATTGCACCCCAATAATAGTCACAGATGGTACATTCTTGACAAACCAATATGGAGGTACTCTATTGACTGCAAATGCACAAAATGCAAATCGGCATATATTTCCACTTGCATTCGCAATAGTGGATTCTGAAAATGACAACTCCTGGAATTGGTTCatgcaaaaaataaaagaaacataTGGAGAAAGAGAAGGACAATGCATAATCTCGGATAGGCATGAGAGTATATACAAAGCAACAAAGTCAAACTTCCCACTCCTAATGCATGGGGTATGTTGCTATCACTTgctcaaaaatctaaaaatgaaattcaaaaaaggAGGAGATGAGCTCAAACATGCATTTGATGGAGCTTCGAAAGCTTACACTATAGAAGAATTTGAGAAATGCATGCAAGATTTGGACAacattgacttaagaataagagaTTTCTTGGCCAATGAAGTTGGATATGATAAATGGACAAGGCTATACAGCATGAATAAAAGATACAAAACAATGACATCAAACATAGCAGAGTCAGTGAATGCAGCTCTCAAATCAGTAAGAGAATTACCAGTTGTAACCTTACTAGAATGTCTACACTCTTTGGTACAAAGATGGTATTGGGAAAACAAAAATAGAGCCTTGAAAACGGACACTACTTTGGCAAATATTCCAAAAAAGGCTCTCAAGAAACAAAGAGAAATGGGCTTAAAATACAAA GTTGAGACAGCTAACCTTCTTGTATACAAAGTGCACGATTATACAAGCTCCTACATAGTAAATCTGGAAAACAAAACATGCACGTGTCAGAAGTTTGACTATGACGAAATGCCTTGCTCGCATGCAATGGCTGTACTAGCCAAAAGAAACTTCTCTTGCTACAAATACTGCTCCTACTACTACACTAAAGAAGCTTTCATGTCAACATATGAGGATAGCATACTTCCATTAGGTGAAGCAACATCATGGAATATACCAGAGGATGTGAAGAATATCACAGTACATCCACCAAAATATAAAAGACCAGCTGGGAGGCCAAAGAAAGATAGATATAAAGGAGCAATGGACACAAAAACAAAAGTCAAGTGTGGAAAATGCAACCAAAAAGGACATAATCGACGGTCTTGCAAAAATGAAGCAATTCTAAATCCACTGAAGAGAAGAAAATTACTTTAG